One genomic segment of Mustelus asterias chromosome 26, sMusAst1.hap1.1, whole genome shotgun sequence includes these proteins:
- the c26h6orf120 gene encoding UPF0669 protein C6orf120 homolog — protein MAWLWRVLPMVFVWQLALAVAGGPPANEPVPDDWILLYVYQGQIVPGNYSYMYLDDSGRLVLRMDSTRGDADLYVSDSIQKPSFDDYDLQSATCGRDWVAVPARFHRPVAVAVYGHPSHLETEYEMRVYLDQGVIVDPFAELSYPTDEATGDRTPGKVVQEEKSVMWTIMIGILKLVLEILF, from the coding sequence ATGGCCTGGCTGTGGAGGGTGCTTCCGATGGTGTTCGTGTGGCAGCTGGCGCTGGCCGTGGCAGGTGGACCCCCTGCCAATGAGCCAGTCCCAGATGACTGGATCCTTCTCTATGTGTACCAAGGCCAGATTGTGCCTGGAAACTACAGCTACATGTATCTTGACGATAGTGGCCGGCTGGTGTTGCGGATGGACAGTACCCGGGGTGATGCTGACCTGTATGTCTCTGACtccatccagaaacccagctttGATGACTACGATCTGCAGTCGGCCACTTGTGGCAGGGACTGGGTGGCAGTGCCGGCCAGGTTCCACCGACCGGTGGCTGTCGCTGTCTATGGTCACCCCTCGCACCTGGAGACTGAGTACGAGATGAGGGTTTATCTGGACCAGGGGGTGATAGTGGACCCCTTTGCTGAACTCTCCTACCCGACCGATGAGGCCACTGGCGACAGGACCCCGGGGAAGGTAGTACAAGAGGAGAAGTCGGTGATGTGGACCATAATGATCGGGATTCTCAAGCTAGTGCTGGAGATCCTGTTTTGA